One stretch of Bacteroidota bacterium DNA includes these proteins:
- a CDS encoding two-component regulator propeller domain-containing protein has protein sequence MLKKQTIPIENATTIAFTDVAVFLHSLYILCMQKTVILIFFLFQFITPQQLQFQRLGLSDGLPQSTVSDIVQDKEGFLWLATWDGLVRYDGYNFVTYRSDPNDSTTLSNNNVRALFYDSSGFLWAMTQLGLNRFHPRTGEVKQFLPDSLDQFSMPSLNIYSMVQRNDGKIFVGSNDGFGIYDTTSEQFTNYVLPSVNTSLGNKLTIHGILIESDDILWMGSLDGLLRYHLRFNTVERYPYTDTNGKQFGVFEPIRDTQGKFWCVSSNDKVVVFDPVGKNYLEPTYKNSFLRCEYNVHQSHLDRDSSLWFTSYEKLMHVKKYAQVSRSKIVIQEYEEFRHDPINSKSLNAVSLLSFRKDQSGVIWVGTSSGLNKSIPQRKKFVSFGSTQQKIPSLTNGEIITLLQSGEDTLWIGTREGVFLLGRTQNTYTVLGKYFNIPKTTIYSLFKDNEGKLLAGTRDGLYVWNTRLKQFEYKNIQPTSSIYHWRIYSFLEMDSTLWIGSSDGFFKSIGKTYERFEPIPFDTSLSKIFPVLHLVKGSTAHSIIVCTNGRGIFRYDTQKRMFVRHYQYSKGNTQSLSNSIVMHAYEDPNHTLWAATYGGGLDKIEEIDGKSSYTHYQEKEGLINNNLYCVLPDLYGDLWMSSNKGISKFEVRTETFYNYTHQDGLPSNEFNQNAFYLHQTGKMFFGGVSGFVEFYPSQIEENTIVPHIAITDFRIFEKPRNELLEHNTIVLPYNENYLSFEFASLCFESPQKNRYAYRLLGITDQWTYTDVRRYASFANLDPGEYVFQVKGTNNDGIWNETGTSINIRILPPWWGTVLFRGASVFLFVSLIIGGVWYTSKRKFQRSIVELQQQKAILEERQRTREQIARDLHDDVATTISSISLYAEMVHHRSRKKRSDLVDAVEKISTLSSDAKQAMEEVVWSLSPQHDTLNNLVDRIGDLAAQWCADHSLQCHLAFCIIPPNIMISEEIRKNVYLIFKEAVNNIIKHSNASSIELISWYEQEFFYLTIRDNGKGMGGESIKKNTVGGNGLLNMETRAKTIGAEFTVESKKNKGTSISVKVKIAQLRH, from the coding sequence TTGCTCAAAAAACAAACGATACCAATAGAGAATGCAACGACCATTGCATTCACCGATGTTGCTGTATTCCTTCACTCCTTGTATATTCTTTGTATGCAGAAAACAGTAATCCTCATTTTTTTTCTCTTTCAATTCATTACGCCGCAACAACTTCAATTTCAACGATTGGGATTAAGCGATGGTCTACCTCAGAGCACAGTCAGTGACATTGTGCAGGATAAAGAGGGTTTCTTATGGCTGGCGACATGGGATGGCCTTGTTCGGTATGACGGATACAATTTTGTTACGTATCGGAGTGATCCAAACGATTCAACAACACTATCAAACAACAATGTCCGCGCTTTGTTCTACGATTCGTCAGGTTTTCTCTGGGCAATGACGCAGCTTGGATTGAATCGATTTCATCCGCGCACTGGTGAGGTGAAACAATTCCTACCCGATTCTTTAGATCAATTTTCGATGCCGTCGTTGAATATTTATTCAATGGTGCAACGAAACGATGGAAAAATATTCGTTGGTTCCAATGACGGTTTTGGAATCTATGATACAACAAGTGAACAATTCACAAACTATGTTCTTCCAAGCGTCAACACTTCTTTGGGTAATAAATTGACCATTCATGGAATACTCATTGAATCTGATGACATCTTGTGGATGGGGTCTCTGGATGGTTTACTTCGATATCATCTTCGTTTTAATACAGTTGAGCGGTATCCCTATACCGATACCAACGGGAAACAATTTGGTGTTTTTGAACCAATTCGGGATACGCAAGGGAAATTTTGGTGTGTTTCTTCGAACGATAAAGTAGTGGTTTTTGATCCTGTGGGGAAAAATTATTTAGAACCCACCTACAAAAATTCATTTCTTCGCTGTGAATATAATGTACATCAAAGCCACCTCGATCGGGATAGTTCGTTATGGTTTACATCGTACGAAAAATTAATGCATGTCAAAAAATATGCTCAGGTTTCTCGTTCAAAAATAGTAATTCAAGAATACGAAGAGTTTCGACACGATCCGATCAATAGTAAAAGCCTGAATGCAGTTTCATTACTCTCATTTCGAAAAGATCAATCAGGAGTTATTTGGGTTGGAACTTCTTCCGGGTTGAATAAATCTATTCCTCAAAGGAAAAAGTTTGTTTCATTTGGCTCCACGCAACAAAAGATCCCATCATTGACAAACGGGGAAATAATTACATTGCTTCAATCCGGGGAGGATACATTATGGATTGGAACCCGCGAAGGAGTATTTCTTTTAGGAAGAACACAGAATACCTATACCGTATTGGGAAAATATTTTAATATTCCTAAAACAACAATTTATTCACTCTTTAAGGATAATGAAGGAAAATTATTGGCAGGTACTCGGGATGGATTGTATGTGTGGAATACACGTTTGAAACAGTTTGAGTATAAAAATATTCAACCGACGTCATCAATCTATCATTGGCGCATCTATTCCTTCCTCGAGATGGATAGTACCTTATGGATCGGTTCAAGTGATGGATTTTTTAAATCGATCGGCAAAACATACGAACGCTTTGAACCAATCCCGTTCGATACTTCATTGTCAAAAATATTTCCAGTGCTTCATCTTGTCAAAGGTAGTACAGCTCACTCAATTATCGTATGCACTAATGGGAGGGGAATATTTCGATATGATACACAAAAACGAATGTTTGTCCGCCACTATCAATACAGCAAAGGGAATACTCAATCGCTCAGCAATTCGATTGTGATGCATGCGTATGAAGATCCCAATCATACATTATGGGCTGCCACATATGGAGGTGGACTGGATAAGATCGAAGAAATCGATGGAAAAAGTTCTTACACCCATTATCAAGAAAAGGAGGGCTTAATCAACAATAATCTATATTGTGTTTTGCCGGATTTGTATGGGGATTTATGGATGAGCAGCAATAAGGGAATTTCTAAATTTGAAGTGCGTACGGAAACCTTTTATAACTACACTCATCAAGATGGACTACCCTCGAACGAGTTTAATCAAAATGCATTTTATCTCCACCAAACGGGAAAAATGTTTTTTGGAGGAGTTTCTGGATTTGTTGAATTTTATCCATCGCAGATTGAAGAAAATACGATTGTTCCGCACATAGCCATTACGGATTTTAGGATATTTGAAAAACCGCGAAATGAACTTCTTGAACACAACACAATCGTACTGCCGTATAATGAAAACTATTTATCATTTGAATTTGCTTCGTTGTGTTTTGAATCCCCGCAAAAGAACCGTTACGCGTATCGTCTACTCGGTATTACCGACCAATGGACTTATACCGATGTTCGTAGATATGCTAGTTTTGCCAATCTTGATCCGGGTGAATATGTTTTTCAAGTGAAAGGAACGAATAATGATGGAATCTGGAATGAAACAGGAACATCGATCAACATTCGTATCTTACCACCATGGTGGGGAACAGTGTTATTTCGAGGAGCTTCAGTATTTCTTTTTGTTAGTTTGATCATTGGTGGTGTTTGGTATACTTCGAAACGAAAATTTCAACGAAGTATTGTTGAATTACAACAGCAGAAGGCGATTCTTGAGGAACGCCAACGGACCCGTGAACAAATTGCACGCGATTTGCACGACGATGTTGCCACGACAATTAGTAGTATTTCTCTCTATGCCGAAATGGTACATCATCGATCGAGAAAAAAACGTAGTGATCTTGTAGATGCAGTCGAAAAAATTTCTACTCTTTCTTCTGATGCAAAACAAGCGATGGAAGAAGTTGTATGGTCTTTATCGCCGCAACATGATACTTTAAATAATCTTGTTGATAGAATTGGCGATCTTGCCGCTCAATGGTGTGCTGACCATTCCTTACAATGTCATCTGGCATTTTGTATTATTCCCCCAAATATCATGATCTCAGAAGAAATACGTAAAAACGTTTATCTTATCTTTAAAGAGGCGGTGAACAATATAATCAAACATTCAAATGCCTCGTCTATAGAATTGATCTCTTGGTATGAGCAGGAGTTCTTTTATCTAACCATTCGTGACAATGGGAAAGGAATGGGTGGAGAAAGCATAAAAAAGAATACGGTCGGCGGCAATGGACTGCTGAATATGGAAACAAGAGCTAAAACTATCGGCGCAGAATTCACTGTTGAATCGAAAAAAAATAAAGGGACAAGTATCTCCGTGAAAGTAAAAATAGCGCAGTTGCGTCATTGA
- a CDS encoding response regulator transcription factor, whose protein sequence is MPQKRKNIRVVLVEDHPSYREIVSEVIESAKGFVLTDVFENVNDALEHMPEADVVLMDIGLPQRSGIEGVAELKKRANPLRIIMLTNFTDDEKIMQAIFAGADGYLLKQTPGHKILDAIVETMNGGTSMTPFVARRVLEAFKTRAEIKDATTENISTREQEVLGLLVQGYNYKQIAEKIFISPETVRNHIRNIYEKLHVHSRSEAVSKAIKQGLLK, encoded by the coding sequence ATGCCACAGAAAAGAAAAAATATTCGTGTCGTTCTAGTCGAAGACCATCCTTCTTACAGAGAAATAGTCAGTGAAGTGATAGAATCGGCAAAAGGATTTGTCCTTACTGACGTCTTTGAAAATGTCAATGATGCGTTGGAGCATATGCCAGAGGCGGATGTTGTACTGATGGATATCGGACTTCCGCAGCGCTCCGGGATTGAGGGAGTTGCAGAATTGAAGAAGCGTGCAAATCCGCTTCGCATAATTATGCTGACCAATTTTACCGATGATGAAAAGATTATGCAAGCAATTTTTGCCGGCGCCGACGGATATTTATTAAAACAAACCCCGGGGCATAAGATTCTTGATGCCATAGTCGAGACCATGAATGGTGGAACGTCCATGACACCGTTTGTTGCGCGAAGGGTACTGGAAGCGTTCAAAACTCGCGCAGAGATAAAGGATGCAACCACCGAAAATATTTCAACACGAGAACAAGAAGTATTGGGACTGCTTGTTCAAGGATATAACTATAAACAGATTGCAGAGAAAATTTTCATTTCACCAGAAACCGTTCGAAACCATATCCGCAACATCTACGAAAAACTTCATGTCCACTCCCGCAGTGAAGCTGTCTCTAAAGCAATCAAACAAGGCTTGCTGAAATAA